Genomic segment of Paucidesulfovibrio longus DSM 6739:
GTCCACCTCAGCGAGCGCAGCGTCCGGCTGCTCTGGGCCCTTGCGGTCCTTGTCCTCATGGGAGCGGGCGGGCTCTGGCTGCTGTTGCGGTCCCTGCGGGAAACGGTCCGGCGGCAGACCCTGACCATCCGCGAGGACTATGAACGCCTCAAGCGGGCGGAAACAACCCTGCGCATGAACCAGGAGAAGCTGAGCGCCGCCCTGGAACGCATCACCTTCCACGTGCACAACTCCCCGCTGGCCGTGGTCGAATGGAACCACCGGGGGCGGGTCACGGGCTGGTCCCCCCAGGCCGAGGCCATCTTCGGCTGGCGCCTGGAAGAAGTGCTGGGCCGTTCTCTGGAAGAGTGGAGATTCGTCCACGAGGATGATCTTCCCAGGGTCCGGGCCGAGGCGAGCGACCTGCTTTCGGGGGACAAGACCCAGACCGTCAGCGAAATCCGCAACTACGACAAGAACGGCGAGGTGGTCTATTGTCGCTGGTACAACTCGGTGCTGCGGAATACGGACGGCGAGGTGGTCTCGATTCTCTCCCAGGTGGAGAACGTCACGGAGAGCAAGCTGGCCGAGCAGGATCTGATCCGCGCCAAGGAGGCGGCAGAGGCCGCCAACCAGGCCAAGAGCGAGTTCCTGGCGAACATGAGCCACGAGATCCGCACCCCCCTGAACGGCATCCAGGGCATGCTCCAGATTATGCAGACCACGACGCTGGACAGCGAGCAGCAGTCCTTCGTGGAAAAGGCCATCACGTCCACCCGGCGGCTGACCCGGCTGCTCAGCGACATTCTCGATCTTTCGAGCATCGAGTCCGGGCGGCTGGAATTGGCTTCGGAACCTTTTGATCCCCGGTCCGTCCTGGAATCGGTGCGAGCCTTGTTCGAGCCCTCGGTCGAGGACAAGGGCTTGCGGTTGACCACGGATTGCCACGACAGCGTGCCGCCGAGCCTTCTCGGCGACGCGACGCGGCTTCGCCAGATTTTGCTGAACCTCGTGGGCAACGCCGTGAAATTCACGCATCAGGGCGGCGTCGTGCGTGTCTGGATGCGGGCTGGGACGAACGGCCGGGACGGCGAGGTCGCGCTGTTGGTGCTTGTTGGAGACGACGGGATCGGCATGGAAGAAGAGCAGGTGGGCAACTTGCTCACAACCTTTGTCCCCGGTGAGGTCTCCTATCAGAGAAAGTATGAAGGTGCCGGACTGGGCCTCGCGGTGGTCGTGCGGCTCGTGCGGCTCATGGACGGCAGCCTTTGCATAGCGAGCGAACCGGGCGCGGGTACCGACGTGGGCTGCGTGCTGCGCCTTCGCCGCGCCGCCTGAAAACGGAGATGAATATGGAAATGAAGAAGATGCGGGTACTCTTGGCCGAAGACGACGAAGTGAACAGCATCACGGTCCGAAAGCTGCTGGAGCACAACGGCCATGTGGTGGACGCCGTGCCCGACGGGGCCGAGGCGCTGAAGCGTTTGTTGGAAGAGGAGTACGACGTGGTGCTCATGGACATCCGCATGCCCAGGATGGACGGCATCGAAGCCACGCGCCGCATCCGCTATGACGAGAAGTACGCGGCCCATTCCAAGGTTCCCATCGTGGCGCTGACCGCCCACGCCATGGTCGGCGACAGGGAGAAGTTTCTGGCCGAAGGCATGAGCGGGTATCTTTCCAAGCCCGTGGAATTGGGAGAGCTGCTGGAAGTCATGCGTCGCGTGGTGGCGGCGGCGGACCAGACCGAGGCCTGAGCGCGCTTGCCTCGCGAGGCGGGCGCGCTGGCCGTTCATGTCTGCGCGCCATGCCTGCGCGCCATGTCCGCACGGGAGGTCCAGGCAACCGGATTGCGTGTCCGCTCTGCGCGCGGTCTGCGCGTGCAAGGCGCGCATCCGAAACCAACACGCGGCAGGCGCGGACCCTTGCCGCCTCAGTTCTTGGACGCGGGGCCGGAAGCGTCGCCCGCCGGAGGGAAGACGCGGTTTCTCCCGCTCTGCTTGGCCTGGTAGAGTTCGTTGTCCGCCCGGCGAAGCAGACTGCTGAAGCGCTCGTCTTCTTCCGGAATCATGGTCTGCACTCCGATGCTCACGGTCGCCTGAATCCTGGTCTTGCCGTCCATGAAAGGTTCCGTGCAAACGGCGGAACGAATCCTCTCGGCCACGGTCCGAGCCTGGACCAGCCCGGAATGGGGCAGCAGCGCGGCGAATTCCTCGCCGCCGAGACGGCCGAATACGTCCACTTCGCGAAGATGGTTGCGGCAGCGCGTCGCCAGTTCCCGCAGGACCGCGTCCCCGGCGGCGTGGCCGTAGCGGTCGTTGATCTGCTTGAACCTGTCCACGTCGAGCATCAGAACGGAGAAGGGGGTTTCGTAGCGCCGCGCGCTCACGAAGAGGGCTTCCCCTGCTTCCAGCGTGCGTCTGCGGTTGCAGACGCCGGTGAGGTCGTCGAAGTCGGCCTGCTCCCGGAGCTGGCGCATGGACTGGAATTCGCGCCGCCGGGAGCGTCCGAAATTGACCATGTAGTAGATGCCGAAAAGATTGGCGAGGGCAAAAAACAAGGCCGTGGAGAGCGCGCTGGAAGCCGGGGCGGGGGTGGCCAGGAAAAGCGTGGTCAGATAGGCGACGGTCCCCCCGACGCCCGCCACAAGGGGAACGAAGAGCCGGGGAGGGATGAAGAGATAGTAGGCCAGGACGATGAAGACCGTGCCGGGGATGCTCATGGGGCCGGCGTAGGAGGCCTTGAGGCCCAGTTCCAGGCATTCGCAGGCCATGATCGCGGACATGTAGCCGCAGAGCA
This window contains:
- a CDS encoding histidine kinase dimerization/phospho-acceptor domain-containing protein, which gives rise to MKKLNILLLLLTLVAAGVLLVIQLYSQEGSELPEYSQEEVAWLKDHAENIEVLFGYQAPPNAFTDDKGRYVGLMVDYFREIERNMGIRIRFRNFKTWSELIEYSKTHSGFIVVGIAETGDRKSYLQFTPPFVRIPYTIVTQDSSEVHGIADLAGKSVCTVRNYAVNDYLRENHPAVRIHEVDDNLEGLRAVATGKSVAMILNQAYASYIIETEGLTGLRIAGASGYMNYLSAACSRSDSVLFGILEKATASIPEARHRELFRRWVYPEAGYVHLSERSVRLLWALAVLVLMGAGGLWLLLRSLRETVRRQTLTIREDYERLKRAETTLRMNQEKLSAALERITFHVHNSPLAVVEWNHRGRVTGWSPQAEAIFGWRLEEVLGRSLEEWRFVHEDDLPRVRAEASDLLSGDKTQTVSEIRNYDKNGEVVYCRWYNSVLRNTDGEVVSILSQVENVTESKLAEQDLIRAKEAAEAANQAKSEFLANMSHEIRTPLNGIQGMLQIMQTTTLDSEQQSFVEKAITSTRRLTRLLSDILDLSSIESGRLELASEPFDPRSVLESVRALFEPSVEDKGLRLTTDCHDSVPPSLLGDATRLRQILLNLVGNAVKFTHQGGVVRVWMRAGTNGRDGEVALLVLVGDDGIGMEEEQVGNLLTTFVPGEVSYQRKYEGAGLGLAVVVRLVRLMDGSLCIASEPGAGTDVGCVLRLRRAA
- a CDS encoding GGDEF domain-containing protein; translation: MSGFNHLGEFTDAALERDFLAEDWVPARKRMRFICLVTSVLYLFAALADYGELGPGPAFRLLLCARSGVFLFGLVCYGFLCRREKPNHYQNVLLCGYMSAIMACECLELGLKASYAGPMSIPGTVFIVLAYYLFIPPRLFVPLVAGVGGTVAYLTTLFLATPAPASSALSTALFFALANLFGIYYMVNFGRSRRREFQSMRQLREQADFDDLTGVCNRRRTLEAGEALFVSARRYETPFSVLMLDVDRFKQINDRYGHAAGDAVLRELATRCRNHLREVDVFGRLGGEEFAALLPHSGLVQARTVAERIRSAVCTEPFMDGKTRIQATVSIGVQTMIPEEDERFSSLLRRADNELYQAKQSGRNRVFPPAGDASGPASKN
- a CDS encoding response regulator; the protein is MEMKKMRVLLAEDDEVNSITVRKLLEHNGHVVDAVPDGAEALKRLLEEEYDVVLMDIRMPRMDGIEATRRIRYDEKYAAHSKVPIVALTAHAMVGDREKFLAEGMSGYLSKPVELGELLEVMRRVVAAADQTEA